One segment of Manihot esculenta cultivar AM560-2 chromosome 4, M.esculenta_v8, whole genome shotgun sequence DNA contains the following:
- the LOC110614200 gene encoding isoeugenol synthase 1 encodes MGSEKSKILIIGATGYIGEYMVKASLSMAYPTYAYVRPLKASDTHYSSKLQLHRQFQSMGVTVFQGELDEHEKLVSVLKQVDVVISTLAVPQYLDQLKIISAMKKAGNIKRFVPSEFGNEVDRVSGLPPFEAILANKRRIRRATEVAGVPYTYISANSFAAYFINYLLRPYEKTDQFIVYGKGDAMAVLNYEEDVAAYSVRAATDPRTTNRVIICRPPGNIISQLDLISRWEKKTGRTFKKMHIPEEEIVKLSETLTFPGNIPVSILHNIFIKGDQMSFKLTAEDLEASKLYSDYMYTSIDKLLDRCLINPPKPKRVAFA; translated from the exons ATGGGTTCAGAGAAAAGCAAGATACTGATAATTGGAGCAACTGGGTATATTGGAGAATACATGGTGAAGGCTAGCTTGTCAATGGCTTATCCAACTTATGCTTATGTTCGTCCACTCAAAGCAAGTGATACCCATTATTCTTCAAAGCTTCAACTTCACAGGCAGTTCCAATCCATGGGAGTCACTGTCTTCcaa GGAGAATTGGATGAGCATGAGAAGCTGGTTTCGGTGCTTAAACAAGTAGATGTTGTCATTTCAACTCTTGCTGTTCCTCAATACCTTGACCAGCTCAAAATAATCTCTGCCATGAAGAAAGCAGGCAATATTaag agGTTCGTTCCTTCGGAATTTGGTAATGAAGTGGACAGAGTAAGTGGGCTACCACCCTTTGAGGCCATTCTCGCCAATAAACGACGAATTCGAAGGGCAACAGAAGTCGCCGGAGTGCCATATACTTATATATCTGCAAACTCTTTTGCTGCATATTTTATCAATTACCTCCTTCGTCCATATGAGAAAACTGACCAGTTTATTGTTTATGGCAAAGGTGATGCCATGG CTGTGCTGAATTATGAGGAAGATGTTGCAGCCTATTCTGTGAGAGCAGCGACAGATCCAAGAACAACTAACCGTGTCATAATCTGTCGACCACCAGGAAATATTATATCTCAATTAGATTTGATATCTCGTTGGGAGAAGAAGACAGGAAGAACCTTCAAAAAGATGCATATACCTGAGGAAGAAATTGTCAAGCTTTCAGAGA CCCTAACATTTCCAGGAAATATCCCAGTGTCTATACTACACAACATATTCATCAAAGGTGATCaaatgagttttaaactcacagcAGAAGATCTGGAAGCTTCCAAGTTATATTCTGACTATATGTACACTTCAATTGATAAACTTCTTGATCGTTGCTTAATTAATCCACCTAAGCCCAAACGGGTAGCATTTGCATGA